The stretch of DNA GTAGACCACGCAACCAGACGGCACGCAGGCAGGCCCTCGTCTCCGCCGCGGGACGGGCCATCGCGGAGCGCGGCCTCGAGGGCCTGCGCATCAAGGACATCGCGGACGCGGCGGGCGTCTCGCAGGGCTCGGTCCTGTACTACTACCCCGAGCTCGACGACCTCGTACTGGAGGTGCACCGGGGCGCGGTCGAGAGCTACCTGTCCTCGCGGCAGCGGGCCTACGACGAGGCACCCGCCGAGGATCCGGCGGCACGGCTGCGGGCCCTGCTGCACAGCGGTCTGCCGAGCATGACGGAGGATCCGGTCCACGGGCTGCTGTACGAGCTGCACCGGCGCGCCGGCCGCAGCCCGGGCCACGCCGAGCTGATGACCTCCCTCTTCGCCCGGGAGGTCGCTCTCTACACGACCGCCCTCGAGGTCGGCGCCGCGACCGGTGTGTTCTCCCTCGCGGCGTCCGCGCACGATCTGGCGCACGGGCTGGTGGCCCTGGAGGACGGCTACGGTCTGCACATCGTCAGCCGCAACGCGGCTCTGCGGCCCGACAGGGCCCGTGAGCTGATTCTGGCCCATGCCCGGGCGGTGACGGGCTGCGCCGGTCTGTAGGGCTCGGCGGGCACCGCCCGGGTCCGTCCCCGGTGAGCGGCTGCCGGCTCAGACCTCGGTGGACCGGGCGGCGGCGATCTCCCGCAGCAGGTCCATCACCGCTCGGGCGCGGGCGGTCTGGGTCACGCCCTCCAGGGAGGCGATCCTGACTTCGAGCGGGGAGGCGTCCCGGAGCTGGAGTTCCGCGATCTCGCCGCCGCCGTAGGTCTGGCTGGTCGCCGGGCGCTGGTTGAGCACGGAGTAGCCGAGTCCCCGGGCCACCAGGGAGCGCACGGTCTCGTAGCTCCGGGTGCGGTAGCGGACGTCGGGCGCGGTGCCGGTGGCGGCCACCAGCGCGCGGAAGTAGTCGCGGCTGTGGGGAAGGTCCAGCAGGACGAGCGGTTCCGTGGACAGTTCGGCCAGCTCCACACTGCCCTGACCGGCCAGCGGGTGATCGGCCGGGACGATGACGTAGGCCGGGGCGCGGGCGATCGTCTCGCTGCGCAGGTCCGCCTCGGCCGACAGACCGAGGTGGTAGGTGAGGGCGAAGTCGATGCGCCCCGCCGCCAGGGCGTGGACGAGCTGGTCCGTCTCCGCCTCCACCACGTCGATCTCGATGCCCGGATAGCGTCCGGTGCACTCGCTGAACAGGTGGGGCAGGTAGTAGGGGGCCAGGGTCACGAAGCAGCCGACGGCCACCGGCCCGGAGATGGTCTCGCCCTCTCCCCGGGCCTCCCGTTCGACCTCGCGGGCGCGGGCCAGCAGATCCCGCGCCTGCTGCTGGAGCCGCTCCCCGGCGGGTGTGAGGGTCAGCCCCCGGCCCCGCCGGCGGATGAACAGCTGCGCCTGGAGGTCGCGCTCCAGGTTGTGGATGGCCGCGGACACGGCGGACTGCGCGATGTGCAGCTCCGCCGACGCCTCCGTCATCGAACCGCGCTCGGCTGCGACGAGGAAGTAGCGGAGCTGAACGAGCGTGAAACCCACTGGTGCCGTCATACGTGACCCTTGCGCCGGCCGATCCGTGTCGCAGTCGACCTTATGCGGCACCGCCCGGCGCACCTCGGCGGCCGCCGCTTCGGGCACGTCCTCGGGGGCGTTCTCGGGCATGTCCTCGGGGCGCAGCAGGGCCGAACCGGCGGTCTCCCGCAGGGACAGGGCGGCCACGAGACCGGCGACGGCGAACACCGTCAGGTACGGGCCGGGCACCAGGGTGCTGCCGGTCGCGGAGATGCGGTGTGCCGGGGGCCTGAGGTCGGGGGCATCGGTGTCCTCCGGGTCGTCGGGAATCGAAGGGGCCGGTGAACGGCACGCCGGGCGTCGTGGGAAGGCGGTCCGGGGCGAGCGGACCGTGCGGCGGCCGGCGGGCGAAGGCCACCGCGCCGGCCGCCACGCCGAGGGTGTCGGCGGGGCGCCGCATGGCCGCGGGCAGCCGCCGGCGGCCGCGGTGGACCCCGTCGAACCGGCCGAGGGTGACCGCCGCCGGACCGGCGCCGGGAACGTCTCCCGGGTGCTTCCACGGCACGCGACCGGTCCGCGCGGCCCTGGCGGCGGCCGCCCACGTCACGCCGCCGCTCCCCCGGCCGGCGCGCTCTGGTCCACGCCGGTCCAGGCCAGTGCGATCGCCCCGTCGAGCAGGGCCCGCCGCGCCGCCGCGCCCACGCAGTACGCGGCGAACTCGTGCTGGTGGTTGGTGGCGGGCAGGGATCCGATGCCGATGTAGGGGTGGATGGCCGGCACCACCTGCGAGACGTTGCCCATGTCGGTGGAGGCGCGGTTCATCCGCGCGGCCTGGCCGGGGGGCGCGAACTCCCGGCCCAGGGCGAGGGCGTTCGCACGGTAGTGCCCGAGGGCGGTCTCGTCCGTACGGAACTCCGCGTACGGCTTGCTCTCCGGCTCGATCCCCAGCTCGCAGCCGGTCGCGAGGGCACCGGCCTCGAAGGCCCGCATGACCCGCGGCTCCAGCTCGGCCAGTTCGGCGAGTGTCTCCGCCCGTACGTACCAACGGCCTGTCGACCGCTCCGGGATGGCGTTCGGGGCGTCCCCGGCGTGGGTCACCACACCGTGCACCCTGGCCGAGGCCGGCAGTTGCTGGCGCAGCAGGCCGATCGCGACCTGGGCCACGGTGAAGGCGTCGGCCGCGTTGACCCCGGCCTCCGGATAGGCCGCGGCGTGCGCGGACTTCCCGGTGTAGGAGATCCTGGAGTGGCTGACCGCGAACGGGCGGGCCTCGGCGACGTCGACCGGGGCGGGGTGCACCATCATCGCGAGGTCCACTCCGGCGAAGGCGCCCCGGTCGAGCATCTCGATCTTGCCGCCGCCGCCTTCCTCGGCCGGGGTGCCGTAGACCTCGACGGTGAGGCCGGCGTCGTCGGCGACGGCCGCCAGGCCGAGCGCGGCCCCCACCGAACTCGCGGCGATGAGGTTGTGCCCGCACGCGTGGCCGAGGCCCGGCAGCGCGTCGTACTCGGCGCACAGTGCGACCCGGACGGGCCCGCTGCCGAACCGGGCGAGGAACGCCGTCTCCAGACCCAGGTAGGACGAGGTGACGTCGAATCCGGCGCGGTCCAGCAGGTCCGGTACGGCGGCGGCGGCCCGGTGTTCCTCCCAGGCTGTCTCCGGGTCGGCGTGCAGCCGCTCGGAGAGGCCGATCAGCTCCTCGGCCCGGCGGTCGACCGCCTGCCGGGCCGCCTCCTTCAGCGCGCCCGTCACAGGTCGCCCGGGACGCCGTAGGAAGGAGCGGCGGCGGGGTCGAGGCCGCGCCGCACGTAGTCGTCCCGCTGCGGCAGCCAGACGTCGAGGAGTTCGCCGAGCCGGTCCACGGGATCCTCGGCCCAGTCCACCCGCAGGTCGGTCACGCGCCAGTCCACGTCCGCGACGACCGCCAGGCCCGCGGAGTACACCGGCCCCTCCTCGCCGCCGGCCGCGACGGCGGCCTTCAGGGCGGTGAGCAGACGCTCCTCGAGCCGACCGGTGGCCGTGGCGTAGGCGTCGAGGAGTACGCCGGGGATGTGCTCGCCGGACAGCATGTTGCCGGCCGCCACCGCGTCGTCCGCGATGGCCGAGGCGTGCCTGCCGAGGGTCCGCGAGCCACTGTGGGCGAACCCGGCGCCGGAGCGGCCCAGCACGGTCAACTGCCGGTACTCGATGGACTTCGCGTTCCGCGCCGCGCCGGTGACGTGGGCCAGGGCACGCTCCGCGTCGCCGTGGTCGGCGAGCCCGTCCAGCAGGCTCGTGCCGAGGGTCGGGTCGGTGACGTTCTGCGAGGCCGCCGCGCCGACCCCGGGCCGCAGATGGACGACCCGGGCGGCGACCGCCGGACTCGACGAACTGGCCACGATGCCGAACCGCTCACCGTCGCGTACCACCAGGGAGAAGGTCATGCCCGCGCCTCCTCGGGGATCACGGCGATCGCGTCGATCTCGCACAGCCACTCCGGGCGGGCCAGGGCGGAGACCACCAGGCCGGTGGAGATGGGGTGCACGCCCTTGGTCCAGCGGCCCACGGTGCGGTACACCGCCTCGCGGTAGCGCGGGTCGATCAGATAGATGGTCAGCTTGACCAGGTGCTCCATCCGGCTGCCCGCCTCTTCGAGCAGCATCTTGATGTTGGTCATGGCCTGCTCGGCCTGCGCCTCGGCGTCGCCGACGCCCACGGAATCGCTGGTGTCGAGGTTCTGGCCGATCTGGCCCCGGACGTACACCGTGTCGCCGGCGACGACGGCCTGGCAGAGGTCGTTGTCGAGGTTCTGCTCGGGATAGGTGTCGCGCGTGTTGAACGGCCGGATCCGGGTGTGCCCGCCGGCGACGATCGGGGCCCGCGCCTGGCTGCCCTCGCTCGTGAAGGTCATCGTCCGCTCCTCAGTTCTTCGGGGTCGCCGGCGTGGCGCCGGGCCGGTCGGTGGTGCCGTACGCGAGGTAGCCGCGCTGGATCGTGATGTGGTCGGCGATGTGTCCGGCGTCGTGCCACACACCCCAGATGAAGCTCGATCCGCGGCGGGACAGCCAGGGCAGGCCCAGGAAGTAGACGCCGGGCTCGGAGGACACTCCTCGCCGCTGGTCCGGCCGGCCGTTCTCGTCGAACGCGTCGACCTCGAGCCAGCCGTAGTCGGTGGCGAAACCCGTCGCCCAGACGATCGAGGTGACGCCGGCCCCGGCCAGGTCGAGCTCCAGGAGGGGACTGGTCACGCAGTCCGGGTCCGGCCCGAGGACGTGGGCCTCCGGCTCCTCGGGGAGGTCGAGCCCGTTGCGCTCGACGTACGCGTCGGCCGCCCGCAGGAACGCGAGGTACTTGTCGTCGCCGAGCGCGATGTTCGCGGCGAGATCCGGCGCGAAGCGCAGTACGCCGTCGTCGTAGGACGCGGTCAGGCCGACGAGCTCGATGCCGGTGCCGGCCAGGGCGCGGAAGTCCACGGTGTGACCGCCGCGGGCGCCGCTGACGGCGATGGTGACGTGTTCGGCACCTCGGGGAGGGGTCTCCGCGTCCCAGATCCCGAGCACACCGAGCCACCAGCAGAAGTCACGTCCGCGGTACTCACGGGGAGGACGGTCGTGCGGACCGACGGAGAGGAGGACCCGGCGACCGGACCGGCGCAGTTCGTCGGCGATCTGGACCCCCGAGGAGCCGGCCCCGACCACGAGGACCGCGCCCTCGGACAGCTGCTCCGGGTTGCGGTACCCGCTGGAGTGGATCTGCACGGGGACGGCGCCGTCCGGGACGATGGGCGGGATCACGGGCCGCTGGAACGGTCCGGTCGCGGCCACGACGAAGCGCGCGTCGATGGAGCCCTCCGACGTTTCGACCCGGAAGCCGGGCCGGCCGGCGTGCTTGCGCACCGAGGTCACCTCGACACCGCACCGGATCGGGGCGCCGATCTTCTCGGCGTACGTGACGAAGTAGTCCGCGACCTGCTCCTTCGAGGCGAAGGCGTCGGGGCCGACGTCGGAGAACTCCAGCCCCGGGAACCGGTCGTGCCACGCGGGCCCGTTGGCGACCAGGGAGTCCCACCGCTCCGAGCGCCACCGCTCGGCGATCCGGTGCCGCTCCAGGACGACGTGCGGTACGCCGTGGGCTCCCAGGTGCTCGCTCATTGCGACGCCCGCCTGGCCCGCACCGACCACGACCACTTCGGTCTCTTCACTGGGCATTTCAGCCTCCACTCAGGCGGTAGTCCATCCCGGTGTCGCGTTGACTGTGCTACCGCACGAGACATCCTGGGGCGGACCCGGAAAACTGTCGAACAGATGTTTTCGGTTTGAGTGATCTGATTTTCAGATTCTGACGGGGGTGATGACCGGCCCCTCGAACGCCGCGCCGACGCAGGCGGATCAAGGGGCGTGACGCAGGGCGTGTCCGGCGGGACGGATGGTTACCGTGGGGGTCGGCGCCGGCGATCCGATGCCGCGTCCACCCACACGGAAGGGAACTCCTCGATGGTCGAAGAGCCGGTCTTGGTGCTTGCGGCAACCGGAGGACAGGGCAGGGCTGTTGCCGACGCACTGCTGGGCCGCGGGGCCCGGGTCCGCGCGCTGGTGCGCGACCCCGCGCGGAAAGCGGCACGGGAACTGGCCGACCGGGGTGTCGAAGTGATGGCGGGATCCCTGAGCGATCGCGGGTCGCTCGCCGCCGCGATGAGCGGGGTGGCGGGCGTCTTCGCGTTCACCACCCCCTTCGAGGCCGGCGTCGAGGCGGAGGTGGGCCAGGGACGGGCCATCCTGGCTGCCGCCGAGGAGGCGGGCGTGCCGCATCTCGTGTTCAGCTCGGTCGCCGGCGCCGACCAGGAGAGCGGGGTACCGCACTTCGAGAGCAAGGCACGCATCGAAGCCGAACTGGCCGCAGGCGACGTGCCCCATACGATCCTGGGGCCGACGTATTTCTTCGACAACGCTCTCGGCGGAGCGGAGCGCGTCCTCGACGGCGTCCTCGACCTGCCGCTGCCGCCCGACCGGCCGTTGCAGCAGCTTGCCCGCCCCGACCTCGGAGCGTTCGCGGCGGAAGTGCTGCTCGACCCCGCCCGCTACGCGGGGCAGCGCATCGAACTGGCAAGCGACGCGCCCACACCCACGCAGATGGCGGCCGCGCTCGGCGCGGCGCTCGGACGGGAGGTCCGCCATGAGCAAGTGCCTTTGACGGCGGTCGCCAACCCGGACATGCACGCAATGTGGACGTTCCTGAACGGACCCGGCTATCGCGTCGACATCCCCGCACTGCACGCCGCTCACCCGGAGATCCCTTGGACCGGCTTCGCCGACTGGGCGCACGGCACGTTCGCGACGGCCCGCTGAAGCAGCCCGTTTGCCGATCCAGTCGCGTCGGGTCCTGCGGAGCGTGGCCATCGGGTCGTGACCGGCGAAGAGCTCCGGAAAGCCGCGAACACTTCGTGCCCGCACGAACGTTCAGGGAGACGGTCGCCGGCGGAGACGGCAGTCCGGCCGCCGCCGTCACCGCCCGGGCCTCACGAAAGCCGGACCCGCCAGGCCAGCACGCCACCGGAGACGCCGGTCCGCAGTCGCACGCGCAGGCGCAGGGCGGTGACGGTCACCGGCTCGTAGGAGACGTGGTTGAACGTGTCGGTGGCCGTGCCGTATGCCGAGGCGCCGCTCACCGGCTGCCAGACACCCGCGGGTGACCGGTACTCCAACTGCCAGGACTGCGGTACCCGGCAGGCGCCGTGGCCGGTGTCGTCGTACCAGTACACCGACACCCCGCTCGTGCGGACCGGCTCGGCGTACTCGTACCGCACCCACTCCTCCGTGCCGGTCCGGTCCCACCAGGTGAAGCGGGGTATGGACTGGTCGAAGGAGTCCGCGGGCCCGGCCGTGGCGTTGATGATCAGGGCCTGGGGGCTGTCCACGCCGCTGAAGGACGCGGTGCAGGCGACCCATTCGCACGCCCGCCGGCCCGATTCCGCCGTGGGAAAGGCGGTGATGCGCAGCCGCGCGGCGGCGGACGGGATCAGCGTGATGTGCTCGACCGGCTCGGTGGAGCGCGCCGGGCTCTGCTGGAGCGGCGCCGCCACGTCCTGGTCGTCGGCCTGCCAGGCGGGGACACGGCGCGCCTTGGCCCGCATGCGGACGGGGGTGCCGGTGTGCGTGAACGGGTTGGCGGCGTGGGCGCGGGTGCGCTCCGGGGTGAAGGAGCGGGCGGGGTCCTTCTCGTCCAGTACCAGGGCGTAGTTCCACGGCGAGGCCGGGCGCACCTCGTACTCGGGCCAGTCCTCGGTACCGGCGAACCGCGTCCACTCCTCCTCGATCCGGAGGGAGTAGGTCAGCGGACCGTGGTCGACGGAGACCGAGTCGCGGTTCGCGCCCCAGGTGCGCACCGTGGTGCGCATGGGCAGGCGCAGTTCCACGGTGTCGCGGTGCTGCCAGGGGCGGTCCAGCACCAGGTATCCGCCGCTGCCGCAGGCCTGCGCGGGGCGGCCGTTCACCAGCACCGTGGGGGCCTGGCACCAGCCCGGCACGCGCAGGTAGAGCGGGAAGCGCACCGTCCGGGGTGCGGACAGGGTGAAGGTGACGGTCTCGCCGAACGGGTAGTCGGTGCGTTCGGCGATGGAGACCGTGGTGCCGTCGGCCACGTCGGCGCGCACCGAGGACTCCGCGTACAGCGAGGCGCACAGGCCGCCGTCGGCACTGGCCAGCCAGAGTTCCTCGGCGTAGTAGGGCCAGCCCATGCCGTAGTTGTGCGGGCAGCAGCGGTACTGGTGGATGCCGGGCATGTACGCCTGCATGGCGAAGCGGTTGTCGAACTGGCCATGTGACTTGGGGACGTTGTCGAGCTGGATGCCGTTGGCGGAGGTCGCGTAGTGGATGCCCTTGTGCAGCGGGTCGAGCGCGGCCGGCAGCAGGTTCAGCGCCAGCTCCTCGCAGCGGTCGGCCCACACCGCGTCGCCGGTGATGCGGGTGAGCAGCTGATGGCTGTGCATGTACTCGACGATGCCGCAGGTCTCGAAGCCCTGGCGGGGATCGTGGTAGCCGCTGCGGGCGTTCTCGTCCCCGGCGAAGCCGCCGCCGGGGAACTGCCCGTACCGGCGCATCACGGTGTCGTAGACGCGGTAGGTGGCGTCACGGAAGGACGGGTCGCCGGCCAGAACGCCGTACTGGGCCGGTTCGCGGAAGCCCTGGGCCAGGTTGACGTTGTGCCAGGTGGGTATCGCGGTGGTGTAGTCGGCGCTGTTGGCGTGGATCCTGTGCACCAGGTCCAGCAGCCAGGAGTCGCCGGTGCGGTTGTACAGCCAGTAGGCCGTGTCGATGGTGTCGCCGCAGCGGGCGGAGCCCCAGCCCTGTCCGAACAGTTCGGCAGGCTGCGTATCGAGGTACTTCAGCCACCCCCGCAGCGCCGGGACGACCCGGTCGTCGCCGCTGTACTCGTGCCAGGTGCGCAGGGCGTCCAGCACCGGCATGTAGGGCCAGAAGTCCGGGCCGCCGTTGAGCGCCGTACGCAGCGCGGACGGGCCGAAGAAGCCGTCCGGCTGCCGGGTGGCCAGGATGCGGTCGATCCAGGCGCGGGTCAGCTCCAGCGTCCTGGCGTCGCCGGTGACGTAGCCGAGGTCGCCGAAGCCGCGCAGCCAGTACGGCAGTTCCTCCCAGCCGTCCCTGTCGGGCACGGCCCAGCCGCTGGTGGCCGGGGAGAGGTAGTCGGAGACCTCCGGCAGGCGCCCGTTGAGGCCGTTCAGCTGGAGGTCGAGCTGTTCGCGCAGCCAGCCCTTGGGGGTGACGCTGCCCGGGGGAAGCCGCAGAAAGGGCTCCTGCCGCAACGGGGCCCGGTTGGCCGGGTATCGGGCGGCAGCGCGGGTGGGGCCGACCAGACGCACCGGCGGCCGGGGCGCGGCCGCCTGCGCGGGCAGACCCGCCGTTCCGGCCAGCGCTGCGCCACCGACGACGGCCAGTGAGCGGTTGAGGAACGCGCGACGTTCCATGCGGACGTCCTTCCTTAACTGCCGGAGGTGGGACAGGGCGGTGGGACGACGAGGAGACCGCCGGCCGGCGGCGGTCGTGGTGGGGGATGACGGCCGGCGCGTGCGGACCGGCCGGCGGCGCTGTGCGGACGCGGCGTCAGCGCGCCTTATAACGTTGGAGAGACTGCCGCCGACAGGAATGACAGCATGCGCGAGCGGTCGTGTCCAGACCTCGAACGGCGCCTGCTCGCCGCTGACTTGGATGTCTTGCAACCGGGGCCGTGTCGGTGCACATCGGTTGGGGTCCGGGGTCTGGACAGGGTTGCGAGGGCCCTGCTTTCATGCTCCCGCGCCGACTTTTCCAACGTTATACAAGACGCTTCCGCTGCGCTTCCCACGGTGTTTCCCGCTGTGCCGCGCGGCGCGAGCGTCTCCTTCGGCGCAGGTTCAGGCGTGGACAATTTCCGTTACGGAAAGGGTGAGCATGAGCCCAGGCAGACTCCGAATACCCTTCCTCGGCCGACTCGCTGCGTTGCTGCCACTGCTGCTGGGAGCCGCGTTGCTGGTCCCGGCCCAGGTGAGTGCCGCACCCGCTGCGGCGTCCCCTCCCTCCGCCGGGGCCGCCGACCTCGGCCTGCGAGGTGACTACTACCGGATGTCCAGCACCACGGCGCTGGACTTCGCGTCGTACACCGGCACCCGGATCGACAACTCCCTCTACGTCGACGACCTGCTGCCCACGCTGCGCGCCTACGCCGGGACCACGGACAACGTCGCGGTGCGCTGGACGGGCCGGCTCCAGGTGCCCGCGGACGGCGTCTACACCTTCTACATCAAGGGCGACAACGGTTTCCGGATGTCCCTCGACGGGGACAGTGTGATCGACCACTGGACCACCGACTGGGACGTCCAGACGACCTCCGAGGCGATCACCCTGACGGCCGGTCCGCACGACCTCGCGGTCGACTACAACCAGGGCAACGGCGGGGCCTACCTGCACACCGAGTGGTCGGGGCCGGGCTTCTCCCGGCAGCCGATCCCCGACTCGGCGCTGCGCCTGCCGGCCGGCTTCGCCCCCGCCGACGCCAAGGGCACCGTCGCCACGACCGGACGGACCGCCACGATCGAACTGCCCTCCGCCGTGAAGGCCGTTCCGGCCGACGCGGCCAAGCATCTCGCGGTGGTCTCCGGAGGCACCCTCTGGTCCCCCACCGTGGCCAGGGATCCCAAGAACGCCTCCAGGCTCCTGGTCACCCCGGGCAAGGACGACACTCCCGTCTCCCTCAACGCCGACGTGCGGATCAGCTACGACGGCAAGGGCGGCATCACCACCGCCCACGGCGAACTCGGACCCTTCTCCGTGGTGGCGCAGAACAACTCCACCTGGTACTTCGCCACCAAGTGGGCCAAGGACGTCTCCGCCGACAACGCCCTGCCCGAGTACCCGCGGCCGCAGCTGACCCGCAAGAACTGGCAGAACCTCAACGGCACCTGGCAGTTCCAGGCCACCCAGCAGGACGCCGCGCTGCCCACCGGGAAGCTCACCGGGAAGATCCTGGTGCCGTATCCGATGGAGTCGGCCCTGTCCGGCGTCGCCAAGCACCACGACTGGTCGCTGTACCAGCGCACCTTCACCGTGCCGAACGGCTGGAAGGTGGGATCGGGCAACCGGCTGCGGCTGAACTTCGGCGCGGTGGACCACGAAGCCTGGGTCTACGTCAACGGCAGGCAGGTCGCCCACCACCTGGGCGGCTACGAGGAGTTCGGCGCCGACGTGACCGACGCGCTCACCGGACGCGGGCAGCAGACCCTGCTGGTGAAGGTCAAGGACACCACGAACGACAAGTACGCGCTCGGCAAGCAGTCCACCGATCCGAGCGGCATCTGGTACACCCCGACCTCCGGCATCTGGCAGACCGTCTGGATGGAGCCCGTCGCCGCGGCGAGCGTCGACTCGCTGGTGCTCACCCCGGACCTGGCGGACAACTCGCTCTCCGTCACCGTGCGCCCCGCTGCCGGCACCGCCCCGACGGCGAAGGCCACCGCCACCGCCTACGCCGGCAACAAGGCCGTGGGATCGGTCACCGGCCGAGCCGGTACCGCGCTGCGCATCCCGATCAGCAAGCCGCACCTGTGGAGCCCGGACGACCCGTACCTGTACAACCTCAAGGTGACCCTGGACGGCGGACGTGCCGGAAAGGACGAGGTCGGCTCCTACTTCGGCATGCGGTCGATCGAGGTCGCCCCGGTCGGCGGCGTCAACAAGATCGTGCTCAACGGGAAACCCACTTTCGTGATGGCCACCCTGGACCAGGGGTTCTGGCCGGACGGCCTGTACACCGCGCCGACCGACGAGGCCCTGAAGTACGACCTGGTGGAGCACAAGAAGCTCGGCTTCAACGCGGTGCGCAAGCACATCAAGGTGGAGCCGGCCCGCTGGTACTACTGGGCCGACCGGCTCGGTCTGATGGTGTGGCAGGACATGCCGAGCCGTATGACGGCGGCGGCGGGCACACCGGAGACCCAGACCTTCATCGACCAGGTGCACACGATCGTCGACCAGCACATCAGCAGCCCGTCGATCGTCATGTGGACCATGATGAACGAGGGCTGGGGCGAATGGAGCAAGGCCGCCACCGGTGAGCTCGCGGATGCGGTCAAGAAGCAGGACCCGTCCCGTCTCGTCGATGCCCACTCCGGGGTCAACTGCTGTGCCTCCAAGGGTGATTCGGGGCGAGGCGACATCATCGACTTCCACGACTACCACGGCCCGGCGAACCCCGCCCCCGACGCCACCCGGGCGTCCGTCGACGGAGAGCACGGCGGCTACTCGTACGTCGTTCCGGGCCACATCCTGGGGACTGCCGGCGGTCAGGACTACGGTGACGCCGCCACCAGCACGGAGGAGCTGACCAAGGCATACGTGGAGAACACCAGGAAGCTGATCCAGCGTGCCTCCTGCGGGCTCTCCGGCTCGGTCTACACCCAGGTCACGGACGTGGAGGGCGAACTCAACGGCCTGCTCACCTACGACCGCAAGGTGGTCAAGGTGCTCCCCGGCCCGGTGCGGGAGATCAACCAGCAGGTCATCGCGGCGGGCTCCGCCGCGGGCGGGGTGAACGTCCCGGCGGGCACCCCGGGACCGGCCGGAGTGTCCTGGTGGCCGCTGCACCAGCAGACCGGCACGGTGGCCACGGACGTCGCCGGCGGACACGACGGCACCCTCAAGGGCGGCGCGACCTGGACCTCCGGGCCGAACGGCGGCGCGCTGCGACTGGACGGCACGACCGGTTACGTCGACGCCGGCGCGCCCGTCCTGGACACCGAGAAGGGCGACTACTCGGTGGCCGCCTGGGTCCGGCTGGACGACAAGGGCCACTTCAGCACCGCGGTGTCCATCGACGGCGACAGGAGCAGCGTCTTCTACCTCCAGTACTCCCAGGCCGACAAGCGGTTCGCGTTCAGCTTCTCCGGCGCCCGGGCGCTCGCGAACAGCATCGGTGAGCCGCAGGCCGGCAAGTGGTACCACCTGGTCGGCAGTTACAGCCACCGGGACGGGGCGCTGCGGATCTACGTGGACGGCACCGAGGCGGGCTCCACCCGCGCCTGCAACGGAGAGGTGCCCACCGGAAACCTGGTGATCGGCCGCGGCAAGTACAACGGCGGTCCGGTCGACCACTGGACCGGTGCGATCGCCGACGTCCACGCCTACGACCGCGCCCTGAGCGGGGCCGAGGTGGCTTCGCTGGCCGCCCACGAACCCGCCGCACCCACCAGGCGGTGACGCGGGCGGGAGGCCCCCGGTCCACCCCGGGGGCCTCCCGGCCCCCTCCCTGGCCCTGACCCGGCCTAGCCGCTGACCTGCCCCTGCCCCTGCCCCTGCCCCTGC from Streptomyces sp. 6-11-2 encodes:
- a CDS encoding beta-L-arabinofuranosidase domain-containing protein, with amino-acid sequence MERRAFLNRSLAVVGGAALAGTAGLPAQAAAPRPPVRLVGPTRAAARYPANRAPLRQEPFLRLPPGSVTPKGWLREQLDLQLNGLNGRLPEVSDYLSPATSGWAVPDRDGWEELPYWLRGFGDLGYVTGDARTLELTRAWIDRILATRQPDGFFGPSALRTALNGGPDFWPYMPVLDALRTWHEYSGDDRVVPALRGWLKYLDTQPAELFGQGWGSARCGDTIDTAYWLYNRTGDSWLLDLVHRIHANSADYTTAIPTWHNVNLAQGFREPAQYGVLAGDPSFRDATYRVYDTVMRRYGQFPGGGFAGDENARSGYHDPRQGFETCGIVEYMHSHQLLTRITGDAVWADRCEELALNLLPAALDPLHKGIHYATSANGIQLDNVPKSHGQFDNRFAMQAYMPGIHQYRCCPHNYGMGWPYYAEELWLASADGGLCASLYAESSVRADVADGTTVSIAERTDYPFGETVTFTLSAPRTVRFPLYLRVPGWCQAPTVLVNGRPAQACGSGGYLVLDRPWQHRDTVELRLPMRTTVRTWGANRDSVSVDHGPLTYSLRIEEEWTRFAGTEDWPEYEVRPASPWNYALVLDEKDPARSFTPERTRAHAANPFTHTGTPVRMRAKARRVPAWQADDQDVAAPLQQSPARSTEPVEHITLIPSAAARLRITAFPTAESGRRACEWVACTASFSGVDSPQALIINATAGPADSFDQSIPRFTWWDRTGTEEWVRYEYAEPVRTSGVSVYWYDDTGHGACRVPQSWQLEYRSPAGVWQPVSGASAYGTATDTFNHVSYEPVTVTALRLRVRLRTGVSGGVLAWRVRLS
- a CDS encoding LamG-like jellyroll fold domain-containing protein encodes the protein MSPGRLRIPFLGRLAALLPLLLGAALLVPAQVSAAPAAASPPSAGAADLGLRGDYYRMSSTTALDFASYTGTRIDNSLYVDDLLPTLRAYAGTTDNVAVRWTGRLQVPADGVYTFYIKGDNGFRMSLDGDSVIDHWTTDWDVQTTSEAITLTAGPHDLAVDYNQGNGGAYLHTEWSGPGFSRQPIPDSALRLPAGFAPADAKGTVATTGRTATIELPSAVKAVPADAAKHLAVVSGGTLWSPTVARDPKNASRLLVTPGKDDTPVSLNADVRISYDGKGGITTAHGELGPFSVVAQNNSTWYFATKWAKDVSADNALPEYPRPQLTRKNWQNLNGTWQFQATQQDAALPTGKLTGKILVPYPMESALSGVAKHHDWSLYQRTFTVPNGWKVGSGNRLRLNFGAVDHEAWVYVNGRQVAHHLGGYEEFGADVTDALTGRGQQTLLVKVKDTTNDKYALGKQSTDPSGIWYTPTSGIWQTVWMEPVAAASVDSLVLTPDLADNSLSVTVRPAAGTAPTAKATATAYAGNKAVGSVTGRAGTALRIPISKPHLWSPDDPYLYNLKVTLDGGRAGKDEVGSYFGMRSIEVAPVGGVNKIVLNGKPTFVMATLDQGFWPDGLYTAPTDEALKYDLVEHKKLGFNAVRKHIKVEPARWYYWADRLGLMVWQDMPSRMTAAAGTPETQTFIDQVHTIVDQHISSPSIVMWTMMNEGWGEWSKAATGELADAVKKQDPSRLVDAHSGVNCCASKGDSGRGDIIDFHDYHGPANPAPDATRASVDGEHGGYSYVVPGHILGTAGGQDYGDAATSTEELTKAYVENTRKLIQRASCGLSGSVYTQVTDVEGELNGLLTYDRKVVKVLPGPVREINQQVIAAGSAAGGVNVPAGTPGPAGVSWWPLHQQTGTVATDVAGGHDGTLKGGATWTSGPNGGALRLDGTTGYVDAGAPVLDTEKGDYSVAAWVRLDDKGHFSTAVSIDGDRSSVFYLQYSQADKRFAFSFSGARALANSIGEPQAGKWYHLVGSYSHRDGALRIYVDGTEAGSTRACNGEVPTGNLVIGRGKYNGGPVDHWTGAIADVHAYDRALSGAEVASLAAHEPAAPTRR